The region CGTGGCATGAGAGGAGTCCTGGTTGTGGCTCACTGTTTGTGCGGTTGGGGGAAAACAGTTGTTATTTTGGTCCTTTCGGGATCGGGGCCGGAGGATCTTCTTCAGCGCAGGAGCGCTTCAATGGTGTCGAGGAACGGATCTTTTGGGACCCCGCTCTGTGGGTGGTGGGAGCGTGATACACCAATTAGATTCTGGTGGTCGTTCTCAAGTGCCGGTAGGGAGGGAGTCGACCCGGATTTCTCGGGCTTGTCCCGTGTGGCGAATATCGCCCTAGATGCGCACTCTGCAACACGGCGGATACATGAGCCCTCTGAGGCGCGAGATGAAGACTGGTTCTCCCCTCATTCGGTGGCGTTCGTCGTACCGCCGGTTCCGCTCGGTGTCACATTCGTGACCGTCTCGTTTTCTTCCTGCAAGATGACCTCAGGCGGGATCAGGACGGTATCGATGGCGTGGACGAAGCCGTTCTCGGCCGGGATGTCGGCACGGATTACTCGTGCACCGTTCACCGCCGCGTCGCCGCCGGCGAGCGGGTTGCCCTGCAGGGTCGCAATGGTCTTGTTTGCGGCGATGTCGGATGCCGTGTATGCACCGGGAGTCATATGATAGAGCAGGACTTCGGCGAGGTTACCCTTCGGGTCCTTGAGGAGGTCGTCCAACGTTCCGGGCGGGAGCCGGTCGAACGCCTCGTCGGTGGGCGCAAACACCGTATAGGGTCCCGGACCTGCGAGCGTCCCCTCCAACTTGGAGGCGCCGAGCGCCCAGACGAAGGTTGAGAAGTTGTCGTCCCGGTTTAATACCTCGACGACCGTCAGATTCGCGCCGGCCGGCGCCGGAGCAGGCGTCTGGTTCCGATCGTCCCCCCGGAGGCTTGTGCAGCCGCAAATAAGAACCGCTGCGCCGATAACCGAAATGGCCATGAGTAGTGTGTAGATCTTTCGCATGATTCCTCCCGGGGTGTCCTACCTCCAGAGCGTCAGGGTTGAGACCATGTGGCGGACCGGGTCGTAGACCCTGACGGTATGGTTGCCGGTATCGGCGATGTACCAGAGTCCCCCGAAGTGGACCAGGCCGTTCGGCTCGTTCAGTTTTACATCCCCGGATATCCCGTTGCGGTAGCCGCGACTGCCGCTTCCGACCTTGGTGAGGACCCAGCCGGTGTCCGGGTCGAACTCCTTGATCTTATGGTTGCCGGTATCGGCGATGTAGAGTCTCCCCTGCCGGGAAGCGATGCCCATCGGGTGGTCGATGCGTGCCATCCCTGCGATGGTGTCGAGGTCGCCGAAGTCTTCCGGAGAGTGCCCGATGAGGGTCTCGACCATACCCCGCTTAATCCGGCGGATTGCCGAAGCCCCGCTGTCGGCCACGTAGAGCGCCTCGCCGTCGGTGACGATCCCCGAGGGGCCGGCGAAGGCGGCTTCCTCCAGCGGGCCGTCGATGAGGGCCTCCCGGCCCGAGCCGGCGTAAGGCTCTATCTTGTGGGTGGCGAGGTCGATTCGCCAGACCTGATTAAACCCGGCCATCACGATGTAGAGGTAGCCGCCCATCAGGGCGAGGTCCCGCGGCGCATTCAGTGCGACCTCGGTGCCCGGCCCCCCTTCGCCGGGTGACGGCGCCTCAAGCCCGGTCCCGGCGATCATCTCAACCCTCCGGTCGGGCCAGGAGACCTGCCTGATAGTGTGGTTCCCGGTATCGGCAACGTAGAGGACCCCGGCCTCTTCGTCGAAAGCGAGGCCTTCCGGCAGGTAGAGTGCAGCTTCCGAGAACGTTCCGTCGGCGTTCCCGGCACTTCCGGAGCCGATCGTCTCGATGATCTTCCCGTCCCCGCCGGCGACGACGATCCGGTGGTGGCCGGAATCGCTTATAAAGAGGCGCATCCCCGCATGGTCCGCTACGATCTTGCCGGGGCGATACAAGGCCCCTCTCCCTGCCGTCGCGGGGACGGCCTCGAATTGGAGCCGTTTCTTCTCGAGCATGCCGCGCCGCTCGAACTCCTTTGCGATCCGGTCGATCTTCAGGTTAAGCCGCCCGTAGAGGCCTTCCCCGGATGTCTTCCCGATCACGTTCCCCTCCGGGTCGATGAGGATGAACGTCGGCCAGCTCCGGACCCCGAACGCCTGCCAGAGCCGGTGGTCGTGGTCGATGACGACCGGGCAGTCTACCCCGGCGCGGCGGACCGCCTCCCGGACGTTCTCGATGACTGCGCCGGATTCGAACCCGGGTGCATGAACCTCGATGACCACTAGTTCCGGGTGTTCCTCCTCGAGGTGCCGTATCTCCGGTGCCAGTCGCGTGCAGTTCGAACAGGCGAACGTTCCGAAGCAGAGCAGCACAATTCTCCCTGCCATGTCTCGAGTGGAGAGTGGCCGGTCGGTGTTGAGCCACTCAAGGCCGGCAGGGAAATCGGGGGCAGCCATCGGCTTCATGCGGCATCCTCTGGCGTTTCTGGGTAATGAATGTTGGCTTGGTCCGGGGGAAGGCGCCCTCCGATATCCGCTTCCCGAGTGCGGGCGTGGGGATAGGGCGGGACGCTACCCGTTCGCCGTCGTCACGCCGGGGGTCCTGCGTACTCTGCCTGCGGCGCGGCGAGCATCGCTTCGCAGAAGGCGATCGCCTCGGCGACCCTGCTCCTCTGGTAGACTGCGGGTTTAATGCGCGGTGCCCCCGGGAGGCTGCCGATCACCGAGAAGACCTGCGACCAGGGTATCTTGTCCGCCCTCGACGGCGGCTGCAGATCGTTGTGGATGTGGAAGGCCTTCAGGGCTTCAGACGGGATCTGCCGGAGCGATCGCGCAAAATCCTCCTTTGTGGCGGCGTAGAGGTGCCAAGGGTCGAGCGCTATCCCGGCAAGTTCGGCGATCTCGGAATGGAGTTCCGTGAGCATCGCCCAGAACGCCCGGATCTGGCTCCCCGTGGAGATGCTCTGGTCTTTGTGGTTCTCAAGCAGCACCAAGGGCTCCGTTCCGAAAGCGTTGCGGTGAGCGGCGATCAGGGTGTGTATCGCCAGAGCGATGTCGGCATGGGTGTTCTTCCGGTCGCCGGGGTGAATCTCGACGACGTCGGGAGGTATGCCGAGAAAGTCCCCGATCTCAAGGAGCATGTCTCCGAGAGCGACTACCCACTCGGGGTCGCGCCACCGCAACTCCGCCTTCACCTGTCGGCCGTGATGATCTCTGCGTTGAATGGCCGGTTCGGTGTGCAGGACGTACCTAAGGGAACTAGGGAGATCCGCATCCCGTCGGTAGAGGTGCTCGACGGACGACCGGGAGAGCATGGAGCCGATCTCCTGCCCGGTCCGCTCGACCTCCGTTTTGTTCTTGACGAAGTCGGCCGGGATCTCGATATACGCACACCCGAGCGGCCCGGCGAGACGCCAACGTTCGAGCAGCCCGCCCCGTTGGGCCACTTCCGTGACGTTTGGATAGATGTAATCCGCACCTGACATTGCGATCAGGCTACGCCATGGCAGGTGCGGCACAAAAACGTTGGGGATGCGGAGTCCGGAACACACTTCTCGGGTGCCCGTCAAACCGATGATTTGTGTACGCGATTCGCGTATCCGAGGGCCACGGTGCCCCCGACTGGAGCGATTAATGCCGCCTCTCAAGAATCTGCGGACACATGAAGAGGATGTCGACGGGCGTATGTATGTATGTGCAGTAAGCACGTTCGGGCTCGTAGTAGGCGCATGATGCGCATTCGCATCGCAGTGGTTTGTCCCCTTTCCGTCTGGTCGACCAATGCGCAGCGGCGTCGCTTATCGTATATTCGTCCCTGCCGGGTACATCCGGATCCGAGGGTACGGGATACTGAATGCCGGTAGGACTCTTCGGTTGGTTGAAATTGTTCGGCAAACCCATGGCGCACTCTAAGATGTTCCAGACTGCCATACATTTATTGCGCCTCTGAATCTTCATCGGGCTGATGAAGATTGCAGGAGCCCAAGTGCGGTCGTCAAGGTCGACCCGAAGAGCCGGGAACTCGAAAAGAGCGCGGAGGCGGAGCACCTGCGAGAGCACTCCGGGCCTCCGGGATACCCCGATCATATCGGTGGATACGGCAGTACAAGGGTGAGCAGGCAGAAGATACCGCCTAGCACGATGAATTGTCCGTCTACAAGCAACTCGAAGAGGAGTTTTTCTCTCACGAGCTGGTGGAAGTACAGGAGGTATCCCTGCGTGTAGATCACACCTGCGACCAGCGCCAGCGCTGTTGTGCAGGAACCCAGCAAGGATGTGCCGGTGAGCACCAGTACGGCCCCGAGGACAAGGTTAACCCCTGCAAAGAGGAGGAGTGTCCTTCGGATGCCGAGGATCGCCGGGATCGTTTTGACGCCCGCCGCTATGTCCCCTTCCACGTCCCGCATATCAAAGACCACGGTGTTTGTGAAAGCCTGGATAAAGAGGAATACGCCGACGATAACGGTGATTGTATCCGCCGGGGCGGCGGCGTGGCAGACCGGCAGGAGCACGGGAGGGACGGCCCAGGAGAACGCCACAAGGAGGCTTTTCATGATGGGAACTTCCTTTAATCGCCGGAACCCGAACCCTGCAGGGAAGAGCGGTACGCTGTAGACAACCCCGGCTACCAGAGGAATAGCGGTTATCAGAAGGCTGCCGGGCCCCTGGAGGATAGAGAGGCAGAGAGCGACGATGTAAGCGCCTACTGCCGAGCGGAAGAGGATGGTCCCGTACTCCTTTGTGAAGGCATACCGTTCGGCGTGGTTTATGGCGTCTTCGTCCTCGTCGGTCTTTCGATTGAGGTTATAGACCGAAAACGTGACGAGCATCATGAGTGCTGCGGCAACCGGGTCGAAGGGGAGACCCTGCGCCATGCACGAGATGTACACCATTGCCACCCCTAAGATAGAGGTGTATAGGGAGCTGTACACGATGAGATGCGTGATGAACCGACAGATTGGTTGGACCATGTCGGTTCGATAGGCATATGCGAACATGAACCAGTTTTCATAGAAGTGATGAACATTTATTGCGGCGAAGAAGATTCATCAGTTTGATTAATCCTAAGCATCCAGTCGCCGTGCTTCGATATGATTGCATGAGCATGAGGGATACGCCTGCTGGACGCCGCAGACACTTCCGATGCTCAAACACTTGCCCTTCGGCCGGTCAAGGGTTATTGTTGTGCCATAAGTTTCCGGCCGGTGCCGGCCGGTTGAAAAACAGGTTACTCTCCGGGTATCCGGAGCAACTGGGCAGTCGCTTTGTAGTGTTGAAACAGCCGTTCGCCCCAAGTGACCGCCGCCTCGTCGGTACCGATGAGATCCATAGAGATGTCGTAGACATCAGTGTCGCGTCTGTACAAACCTAGCGACAGGTAGCCGTCGGTCACCGTCACTCCCAGTCGGATCGGCGAGGGAGAGACGTATATTCGAAAATTGGCGTTTCCTTGTAGGGAATCCAGCATGGTGCTATAGGGCGCGGCAGCCAGCCGGTCGGCGAGTTCCCGAGAGACGACGAGTTCTGCAGGCTTGCCTTCAAAAATGGCCTCTTTTATCGCATCCGCAAGGAACGGGCTCATAACCGATGAGACGCTGTGAATCCATGATGATCTCCGGAGGATGGCCAAAAAAGCTGCATACACGGCAAAGACATCTTCTTCGACATTTCTCACCACCTCCGCATTGTAGAGTTGCTGCAAGGATCTCAGATATTCGGGGGGTATACTCTCGACATCGTGCTCGATCCAGAAGTCCCGGTGGCGGTGGAGCACCCCCATCAGCGTTACCAGCCGCTCGATCTCGGGCTCGATCATCCTGCCGATAGAGGTGAGCGCGTAGTCGCCCCGCACCGATTCAACATAATGAGAGGCTTCGAGCTGTCGAATTTTCGGGATGAGCGCCTGCGATGAACTTCCTGTGACTTCGCGGAGTACGGAGAGGGGTTTGCTCCCGCTCCCTAGGGCGATCAGGACCTGCGTCAAAAGCCTCGAGCGAAAGATCGCCTGGACCTCGTCGCGATATTCATCATAGATCTCCAAGGAGGATATTCCTTTC is a window of Methanoculleus sp. 7T DNA encoding:
- a CDS encoding fasciclin domain-containing protein, coding for MRKIYTLLMAISVIGAAVLICGCTSLRGDDRNQTPAPAPAGANLTVVEVLNRDDNFSTFVWALGASKLEGTLAGPGPYTVFAPTDEAFDRLPPGTLDDLLKDPKGNLAEVLLYHMTPGAYTASDIAANKTIATLQGNPLAGGDAAVNGARVIRADIPAENGFVHAIDTVLIPPEVILQEENETVTNVTPSGTGGTTNATE
- a CDS encoding thioredoxin-like domain-containing protein, producing MKPMAAPDFPAGLEWLNTDRPLSTRDMAGRIVLLCFGTFACSNCTRLAPEIRHLEEEHPELVVIEVHAPGFESGAVIENVREAVRRAGVDCPVVIDHDHRLWQAFGVRSWPTFILIDPEGNVIGKTSGEGLYGRLNLKIDRIAKEFERRGMLEKKRLQFEAVPATAGRGALYRPGKIVADHAGMRLFISDSGHHRIVVAGGDGKIIETIGSGSAGNADGTFSEAALYLPEGLAFDEEAGVLYVADTGNHTIRQVSWPDRRVEMIAGTGLEAPSPGEGGPGTEVALNAPRDLALMGGYLYIVMAGFNQVWRIDLATHKIEPYAGSGREALIDGPLEEAAFAGPSGIVTDGEALYVADSGASAIRRIKRGMVETLIGHSPEDFGDLDTIAGMARIDHPMGIASRQGRLYIADTGNHKIKEFDPDTGWVLTKVGSGSRGYRNGISGDVKLNEPNGLVHFGGLWYIADTGNHTVRVYDPVRHMVSTLTLWR
- a CDS encoding sugar phosphate isomerase/epimerase is translated as MSGADYIYPNVTEVAQRGGLLERWRLAGPLGCAYIEIPADFVKNKTEVERTGQEIGSMLSRSSVEHLYRRDADLPSSLRYVLHTEPAIQRRDHHGRQVKAELRWRDPEWVVALGDMLLEIGDFLGIPPDVVEIHPGDRKNTHADIALAIHTLIAAHRNAFGTEPLVLLENHKDQSISTGSQIRAFWAMLTELHSEIAELAGIALDPWHLYAATKEDFARSLRQIPSEALKAFHIHNDLQPPSRADKIPWSQVFSVIGSLPGAPRIKPAVYQRSRVAEAIAFCEAMLAAPQAEYAGPPA
- a CDS encoding UbiA family prenyltransferase codes for the protein MVYISCMAQGLPFDPVAAALMMLVTFSVYNLNRKTDEDEDAINHAERYAFTKEYGTILFRSAVGAYIVALCLSILQGPGSLLITAIPLVAGVVYSVPLFPAGFGFRRLKEVPIMKSLLVAFSWAVPPVLLPVCHAAAPADTITVIVGVFLFIQAFTNTVVFDMRDVEGDIAAGVKTIPAILGIRRTLLLFAGVNLVLGAVLVLTGTSLLGSCTTALALVAGVIYTQGYLLYFHQLVREKLLFELLVDGQFIVLGGIFCLLTLVLPYPPI
- a CDS encoding helix-turn-helix transcriptional regulator — its product is MKGISSLEIYDEYRDEVQAIFRSRLLTQVLIALGSGSKPLSVLREVTGSSSQALIPKIRQLEASHYVESVRGDYALTSIGRMIEPEIERLVTLMGVLHRHRDFWIEHDVESIPPEYLRSLQQLYNAEVVRNVEEDVFAVYAAFLAILRRSSWIHSVSSVMSPFLADAIKEAIFEGKPAELVVSRELADRLAAAPYSTMLDSLQGNANFRIYVSPSPIRLGVTVTDGYLSLGLYRRDTDVYDISMDLIGTDEAAVTWGERLFQHYKATAQLLRIPGE